From the Tribolium castaneum strain GA2 chromosome 2, icTriCast1.1, whole genome shotgun sequence genome, one window contains:
- the LOC103313249 gene encoding uncharacterized protein LOC103313249: MFAVVEFMGTNGDSSHEISIVPLIWLQKNDTKCYWPIKTNNIAFETFVKIQTPFKRSWPLYKIYEVHFKTASYEEAELHLKLLINNSEENSTDQSNRSLLSQKQPIDSCPSSSEGSDSDLEPQIKRICNNGPGTKCSTNTKSDNVLTLTSTVVPPSQTEPFVVTVPGSSRSFASLTTATASPCTSSFSSTKADSDLENNILKILTKMQTDIEQQSIILNELVSFNKNVMVAKLIAPENLPQFPLKNIEEFQRFETLLQSDTSVRQYMIRRLAALGGSDPESLTRRIMRFLIANQLGVLYNWRGKDKLAFKDTKLMEIIYDAGKINFQQTDKNDARIEKTVKEWLKFSKSRLNKKKS, encoded by the exons atgttCGCCGTGGTGGAGTTTATGGGTACAAATGGGGATTCCTCTCATGAAATCTCAATTGTGCCATTGATATGGTTGCAAAAAAACGATACCAAATGCTACTGGCCcattaaaacaaacaacatagcatttgaaacttttgtaaaaatacaaactcCGTTTAAAAGGTCGTGGcctttgtacaaaatttatgaagttcattttaaaacag CATCTTACGAAGAAGCTGAACTTCATTTAAAACTACTTATTAATAACTCTGAAGAAAATTCTACAGATCAGAGTAACCGCAGCTTGCTAAGTCAGAAACAGCCAATAGATAGTTGCCCATCAAGTAGTGAAGGTTCTGACTCGGATCTTGAACCTCAGATTAAGCGAATTTGTAATAATGGACCTGGTACTAAGTGTTCCACCAACACAAAAAGCGACAACGTTTTAACATTAACATCAACTGTTGTGCCACCATCTCAGACAGAACCGTTTGTTGTTACTGTTCCCGGTTCTTCTCGCTCTTTTGCCTCACTTACTACTGCTACAGCATCCCCATGTacgtcttctttttcttctactaaagctGATTCag atttagaaaataatattctaaaaatattaaccAAAATGCAGACAGATATAGAACAACAATCGATTATATTAAATGAGCTAgtttcatttaataaaaatgttatggTCGCAAAATTAATAGCTCCTGAAAACTTACCACAATTTCCACTAAAAAACATTGAAGAGTTTCAACGGTTTGAAACATTGCTTCAAAGTGATACTTCTGTGCGTCAGTAtatg ATTAGAAGATTAGCAGCTTTGGGAGGTTCGGATCCGGAATCCCTTACTAGACGAATAATGCGCTTCTTGATAGCTAATCAGCTTGGAGTGCTATATAATTGGAGAGGCAAAGATAAACTGGCCTTTAAGGATACAAAACTAATGGAAATTATATATG ATGCTGGCAAGATTAACTTCCAACAGACTGACAAGAATGACGCCAGAATCGAAAAAACCGTCAAGGAATGGttgaaattttcgaaaagtagactaaacaagaaaaaatcataa
- the LOC135265382 gene encoding uncharacterized protein LOC135265382, which yields MNDIITIPVVLSSEMLFGIPVTYSSDEDSDVTDEENIVTMMLIKSRKIKKPQRIENYIEATISGYTKQEFQQHFRVTIEAYEQLLQTVGPYLMRQAATGRSTVQVEKQLLSVIWILVTPDSYRSVGERFGLAKSSLSQCFKRVVKILNAVAPTIIKWPEGMQLQNVERRFHAFARMPHCIGAIDGTYVEIKAPKEDPQSYITRKCNYAFTLQAIAVPSLKFTDAFIGYPGSVSDSRIFKNSDFYNAVNANMGHYFAEEHYLIGDKAYPNLPWCIAPYINRGNLNAAQVYFNTVHAQTRQVIERSFALLFGRFRRLKFLDMNDTKLIPATVIAACVLHNVCLDFHDLHIDDYINNGIDYVVNNNDGDDGIGENVAIEGRRRRDALCRQIFLNRH from the exons ATGAATGACATAATTACTATCCCTGTTGTATTATCATCGGAAATGTTATTTGGCATTCCGGTTACATATTCTTCTGATGAGGACAGCGATGTAACTGATGAAGAAAATATTGTTACGATGATGCTTATAAAAAGTAGGAAAATTAAGAAACCTCAACGTATTGAGAATTATATTGAAGCAACAATTTCTGGTTATACCAAGCAAGAATTTCAGCAACATTTTCGAGTAACCATTGAGGCTTATGAACAACTCTTACAAACAGTTGGCCCCTATTTAATGCGACAAGCTGCTACTGGACGAAGTACTGTTCAAGTCGAAAAACAATTGTTGTCAGTTATATGGATACTCGTAACACCCGATTCATACAG ATCAGTTGGAGAAAGATTTGGACTAGCAAAGTCATCTCTTTCACAGTGTTTCAAACGAGTagtaaaaattctaaatgCCGTAGCACCAACTATTATAAAATGGCCAGAAGGGATGCAATTACAAAATGTTGAGAGAAGATTTCATGCATTTGCCAGAATGCCACACTGCATTGGGGCCATTGATGGTACATACGTGGAAATCAAAGCTCCTAAAGAGGATCCTCAATCCTATATTACACGAAAATGCAACTATGCTTTTACGCTGCAAGCTATCGCAGTACCTTCATTGAAATTTACAGATGCATTCATTGGTTATCCAGGATCTGTAAGTGATAgcagaatatttaaaaacagtgATTTTTATAATGCTGTCAATGCCAACATGGGTCATTACTTTGCCGaagaacattatttaattggAGATAAAGCATACCCTAATTTACCATGGTGTATTGCACCATACATAAATAGGGGTAACCTGAATGCAGCACAGGTATACTTCAACACTGTACATGCACAGACGCGCCAAGTAATCGAACGATCGTTTGCTCTTCTATTTGGAAGATTTAGGCGACTCAAGTTTTTAGACATGAATGatactaaattaattcctGCAACTGTGATAGCTGCATGCGTATTACACAATGTCTGTCTAGACTTTCATGATCTCCATATTGATGACTATATTAACAATGGAATTGATTatgtagtaaataataatgatgGTGACGATGGCATTGGTGAAAACGTGGCAATAGAAGGACGGAGACGACGTGATGCTTTATGTCGTCAAATATTTCTTAATCGACATTAA